A stretch of Chitinophagales bacterium DNA encodes these proteins:
- the recO gene encoding DNA repair protein RecO produces the protein MLYKTRGIVFKTIKFSETSVVSKIYTERFGLQSYIVNGIRSPKSKFKASLLQSLSLLDMEVYYRENRNLNRLKEFQFSHIFAVLPFDLLKSSIGLFMIEVLQKSIHEEEKNTSLFYFIYEKIKSLDQNTRIPSNFLIQFLIELSIYLGFFPNGKFSKETPYFDLSEGTFVTSHQNNVALLDSSVTKMLSAQILKTPVVISSVQRKILLDTLLQYYQIHIPNFSRPKSLQILEEVFRN, from the coding sequence ATGCTTTATAAAACACGGGGCATTGTTTTTAAAACCATAAAATTTTCCGAGACGAGTGTTGTCAGCAAAATTTATACGGAAAGATTTGGATTGCAATCCTACATAGTTAACGGAATACGGTCTCCAAAATCTAAATTTAAAGCAAGTCTCTTACAGTCGCTTTCATTACTTGACATGGAAGTATATTATCGGGAAAACAGAAACCTGAACCGGCTAAAAGAATTTCAATTTTCTCACATCTTCGCTGTACTGCCCTTCGATCTGCTGAAGAGTTCCATCGGACTGTTTATGATTGAAGTGCTGCAAAAGTCTATTCATGAAGAAGAAAAAAATACTTCATTGTTTTATTTTATTTATGAAAAAATTAAATCTCTTGATCAGAATACCAGGATACCATCAAATTTTTTAATACAATTCCTGATAGAGCTTTCCATTTATCTTGGCTTTTTCCCCAATGGAAAATTTTCCAAAGAAACACCTTACTTCGATTTAAGTGAAGGTACCTTTGTTACCTCTCACCAAAATAATGTTGCATTATTAGATTCTTCGGTTACCAAAATGCTGTCTGCACAAATTCTAAAAACACCTGTTGTAATTTCTTCCGTGCAACGAAAAATTTTACTTGATACCTTGCTGCAATATTATCAGATACACATTCCAAATTTCTCGCGTCCCAAATCGCTTCAGATTCTTGAAGAAGTATTCAGAAACTAA
- a CDS encoding MFS transporter encodes MKKIITPTILLLSIVSLLTDVSSEMLYPVMPLFLQSIGFSTIIIGVLEGFAEAIAGISKIYFGRISDSKERRMPFVRMGYFLSSISKPMMAVFSFPLWIFLARTIDRLGKGIRTGARDAILSDETTPENKGTVFGFHRALDTSGAALGPFVALIFLQYHPGKYAPLFLIAFIPATLSLLLTLVIRERHKTIIIEKGKSSPAEKFFYWRNSSLSFRKLMVALLFFGLINSSDVFLLLRAKTVAGNDSSVLIIYIFYNIVFALFSLPAGRLSDKIGMKKMITAGFIIFAVAYGGMAFTQNMVAIAIMFFLYGIYAAATEGISKALISNIVPKSETASAIGFYTGWNSIAALIASSVAGIIWYKVSPEATFALSAAGAMLTAILLGSMSLKERSAVR; translated from the coding sequence ATGAAGAAGATTATTACACCCACGATCTTACTGCTTTCTATAGTAAGCCTGCTCACTGACGTATCGAGTGAAATGCTGTATCCCGTAATGCCGCTGTTTCTACAATCAATCGGATTTTCAACCATTATCATTGGAGTTTTAGAAGGATTTGCAGAAGCAATAGCCGGAATAAGTAAAATTTATTTTGGCAGGATTTCAGATTCTAAGGAAAGGCGAATGCCATTTGTGCGAATGGGATATTTTTTAAGCTCCATTTCGAAGCCAATGATGGCTGTCTTTTCTTTTCCCCTGTGGATTTTTCTTGCCCGTACCATCGACCGTCTTGGAAAAGGAATTCGTACCGGCGCACGTGATGCAATTCTTTCCGATGAAACCACTCCAGAAAATAAAGGCACCGTCTTCGGCTTCCATCGGGCCCTGGATACGTCGGGTGCTGCCCTCGGACCATTTGTAGCCTTAATCTTTCTACAATATCATCCAGGTAAATATGCCCCCCTTTTCCTTATAGCTTTTATACCGGCAACATTAAGCTTGCTCTTAACATTAGTTATAAGAGAAAGGCATAAAACAATCATTATTGAAAAGGGCAAATCATCTCCCGCTGAAAAATTCTTTTACTGGCGGAATTCTTCGTTATCCTTTCGCAAGCTAATGGTTGCATTACTTTTTTTCGGATTAATAAACAGCTCTGACGTTTTTCTTTTGCTTCGCGCAAAAACAGTTGCAGGAAATGATTCTTCCGTATTAATCATTTATATCTTTTACAACATTGTATTTGCTTTATTCTCTCTGCCGGCAGGAAGACTTTCTGATAAAATAGGAATGAAAAAAATGATTACAGCCGGCTTCATAATTTTTGCCGTGGCGTATGGAGGAATGGCCTTCACCCAAAACATGGTTGCAATAGCCATTATGTTTTTTTTATATGGCATCTATGCTGCTGCAACAGAAGGCATATCAAAAGCCTTGATCAGCAATATTGTTCCAAAAAGTGAAACAGCAAGTGCAATTGGGTTTTACACAGGTTGGAATTCGATTGCTGCGCTTATTGCAAGCTCTGTGGCAGGAATAATATGGTATAAGGTATCTCCTGAAGCAACTTTTGCATTAAGTGCCGCTGGTGCAATGCTCACAGCAATACTCCTCGGCAGCATGTCGCTTAAGGAAAGAAGTGCTGTCAGATAA